A portion of the Poecilia reticulata strain Guanapo linkage group LG23, Guppy_female_1.0+MT, whole genome shotgun sequence genome contains these proteins:
- the cyb5r3 gene encoding NADH-cytochrome b5 reductase 3, with amino-acid sequence MLSYIIGLIRGGFDSIINLIFRLLFSKKRPAITLEDPSIKYAFRLIDKQIVSHDTRKLRFALPSPEHVLGLPIGQHIYLSAKINGQLVVRPYTPVSSDDDKGFVDLVVKIYFKNVHPKFPEGGKMSQYLESLKLGDTIDFRGPSGLLTYKGKGAFAIQADKKSPAVTKTAKQVGMIAGGTGITPMLQLITAIMKDPQDQTVCHLLFANQSEKDILLRDELDEIQANHPDRFKLWYTVDRAPENWEYSQGFINEDMVRERLPPPGDDTLILMCGPPPMIQFACNPNLDKVGHSHNRRFTF; translated from the exons ATGTTGTCTTACATCATCGGG CTGATCCGAGGCGGCTTTGACAGCATCATCAACCTCATCTTCAGGCTGCTGTTCTCCAAGAAGAGACCTGCCATCACCTTGGAGGACCCCAGCATCAAATATGCGTTCAGGTTAATCGACAAACAG atTGTGAGTCATGACACCAGGAAGTTACGCTTTGCCCTACCTTCTCCTGAACACGTCCTCGGGCTGCCAATTG GGCAGCACATCTATCTGTCGGCGAAAATAAACGGGCAGCTCGTCGTCCGCCCGTACACTCCCGTCTCCAGCGATGATGACAAAGGCTTTGTGGACCTGGTGGTGAAG atttatttcaaaaatgttcatccTAAATTCCCAGAAGGTGGGAAGATGAGTCAGTATTTGGAGAGCCTCAAGCTCGGCGACACAATTGACTTCAGAGGACCCAGCGGTCTTCTCACCTACAAAGGCAAAG GTGCTTTTGCCATTCAGGCGGATAAGAAGTCTCCAGCTGTGACCAAGACGGCCAAACAAGTGGGCATGATCGCTGGAGGAACAG GAATCACCCCCATGCTGCAGCTCATCACTGCCATCATGAAGGATCCTCAGGACCAAACAGTGTGTCATCTGCTGTTCGCCAACCAG AGTGAGAAGGACATCCTGCTGAGAGACGAACTGGACGAGATTCAAGCCAACCATCCAGACCGATTCAAGCTGTGGTACACAGTGGACAGAGCGCCTGAAA ACTGGGAGTACAGCCAGGGCTTCATCAATGAAGACATGGTGAGGGAGCGTCTGCCCCCTCCTGGTGATGACACGCTCATCCTGATGTGTGGACCTCCACCCATGATCCAGTTCGCCTGCAACCCCAACTTGGACAAAGTGGGCCACTCCCACAACCGCAGGTTCACCTTCTAG